The Pseudomonas sp. FP2309 genomic sequence CCGGGTTTTGTGGCCGGTAATGCGGTAAACGTATTCAAGAAGGTATGAAGATGTCCCAGGCAGCAACAATCATCATCGCCGACACCCCCCTGCGCTGGCAGGACGTGGTCGCCGTGGCTCGCCATGGCGCAGCCCTTGAACTCTCGGACCAGGCCTGGGCGCGGATCGACAATGCCCAAGCCATCGTGCAGCGCATCGTCACCAGCGGTGAGCGCGCCTATGGGGTGAACACCGGCCTGGGCGCGCTGTGCAATGTGTCGCTCGAGGGTGAGCAACTGAGCCAGCTGTCGCGCAATACCTTGCTCAGCCATGCCTGCGGCGTCGGCCCGGTGCTGAGTGATGAGCAGACCCGCGCAATCATCTGCGCCGCCGTGATCAACTACAGCCACGGCAAATCCGGCCTGCATCCGCAGGTGGTGCGCGCATTGCTGGCGCTGCTCAACCATGGCATCACCCCGCAAGTGCCGTCCCAGGGGTCGGTGGGTTACCTGACCCACATGGCCCACGTCGGCGTGGCCCTGCTGGGCGTTGGCACCGTGAGCTATCGCGGCCAGGTCGTGACGGCGCAAGCGGCGCTGCAGGCCGAAGGTTTGCAGCCCGTGGTACTCGGCGCGAAAGACGGCCTGTGTCTGGTCAATGGCACGCCGTGCATGACCGGCCTGAGCTGCCTGGCCCTGGCCGATGCCCATCACCTGCTGCAATGGGCCGACGTGATCGGCGCCATGAGTTTTGAGGCCCAGCGTGGTCAGATCGACGCATTCGACGAAGCCATCATCGCGCTCAAGCCGCACCCGGGCATGCAGAAGGTCGGCATCAACCTGCGGGCATTGCTCGACGGCAGTGAAGTGATCGCCAGCAGCAAGGGCATCCGCACCCAAGACGCGTTGAGCATTCGCTCGATCCCGCAGATCCACGGCGCCGCGCGCGACCAGGTGGAGCACGCCACGCGCCAGATCGAGACCGAGCTCAACAGCGCCACCGACAACCCGCTGGTGCTCGGCACCCCGGACCAATACCGCGTGGTGTCCCAGGCCAATCCGCACGGCCAGTCCGTGGCCATGGCCGCCGACCTGCTCGCCATCGCCATGGCCGAAATCGGCTCGGTGGCCGAGCGCCGCCTGGACCGCCTGATCAACCCCCACGTCAGCGGCTTGCCGGCGTTTCTGGTGAGCAACCCAGGGGTCAATTCCGGAATGATGATCGTGCAGTACGTCGCGGCGTCTCTGTGCGGCCAGAACCGCCAATTGGCGCAACCGGCGGTGCTCGACAATTTCGTTACCTCGGGCCTGCAGGAAGACCACCTGAGCATGGGCACCAACGCGGCGCTCAAGCTGCACCAGCTGCTGGCCAACGTTACCCAGATCCTCGCCATCGAGTATCTGCTGGCGGCCCAGGCATTTGAATTCTTGAAGGATCAACGCTTCGGCGCAGGCACCGACAGGGCCTGGCGTTTGCTGCGTAATGTGGTTCCCGCCTACGAGCAGGACCGCTGGCTGGCGCCGGATATTGCGACCGCCGCCAGATTGCTCAAAGACACTGTCTTACCGACTTTGCACTGAACACTGAAAATAATTCACAAGGAGTACGAATGTGACTGCGCTAAATCTGATTCCAGGCCAACTGAGCCTTGCCCAACTGCGCGCCATCTACCAGCAGCCGGTGACCCTCAGTCTGGATGACAGCGCCACGGCGCAGATCGACGCCAGTGTTGCCTGTGTGGAGCAGATTCTCGCCGAGAACCGCACCGCCTATGGCATCAACACCGGTTTTGGCCTGCTGGCCTCGACCCGCATCGCCAGCGAAGACCTGGAAAACCTCCAGCGTTCCCTGGTGTTGTCCCACGCCGCCGGCGTCGGTGAGCCGATCAGTGACGCGCTGGTGCGGCTGGTCATGGTGCTCAAGGTCAACAGCCTGAGCCGTGGGTTCTCGGGGATTCGTCGCCAGGTGATCGACGCGCTGATCGCGCTGATCAATGCCGAGGTGTACCCCCACATTCCGCTCAAAGGTTCGGTGGGCGCATCCGGTGACTTGGCGCCATTGGCCCACATGTCCCTGGTGCTGCTGGGCGAAGGCAAGGCGCGTTACAAAGGTGAATGGCTGGACGCGACCGCCGCGCTGAAAATCGCCGGCCTCGCGCCGCTGACCCTTGCCGCGAAAGAAGGCCTGGCGCTGCTCAACGGCACACAGGTTTCCACGGCCTATGCCCTGCGTGGCCTGTTCGAAGGTGAAGACTTGTTCGCCGGCGCATTGGCCTGCGGTGGCCTGACCGTGGAAGCGGTGCTCGGCTCGCGCTCGCCGTTCGACGCGCGTATCCATGCGGCACGCGGCCAGCGTGGGCAGATCGACGCGGCGGCGGCCTACCGCGACCTGCTGGGCGAAAGCAGCCAGGTGTCGCAGTCGCACCAGAACTGCGACAAGGTGCAAGACCCGTACTCGCTGCGTTGCCAGCCCCAAGTCATGGGCGCATGCCTGACTCAGTTCCGCCAGGCCGCTGAAGTGCTGGAGGTAGAGGCCAACGCCGTGTCGGACAACCCGCTGGTATTTGCCGCCGAAGGCGACGTGATTTCCGGTGGCAACTTCCACGCCGAACCGGTGGCGATGGCCGCCGACAACATGGCCCTGGCCATCGCCGAAATCGGCTCCCTGAGTGAGCGCCGCATCTCGTTGATGATGGACAAGCACATGTCGCAACTACCGCCGTTCCTGGTGGGCAATGGCGGTGTGAACTCCGGCTTCATGATCGCCCAGGTAACCGCCGCCGCGCTCGCCAGCGAAAACAAGGCGCTGGCCCATCCCCATAGCGTCGACAGCCTGCCCACGTCCGCCAACCAGGAAGACCACGTGTCCATGGCCCCCGCTGCAGGCAAGCGTCTGTGGGAAATGGCTGAAAACACCCGTGGCATCCTCGCCGTGGAATGGCTGGCCGCGTGCCAGGGCCTGGACCTGCGCGAAGGCCTGAAGACCTCACCCACCCTCGAAAAAGCCCGCGGTATGTTGCGCGACAAAGTGGCGTTTTATGACAAGGACCGCTTCTTCGCCCCCGACATCATCGCCGCCAGCGAACTGCTCGCCAGCCGCTGCCTGAATGAACTGGTGCCGGCCACGTTGCTGCCGAGCCTGTAACTGAGGAGGCATTGATGAAAACGCTTTGGCAACACTGCCACGTCGCAACCATGGCCGGCGGCAACTACTCGATCATCGAGGATGCGGCCATGGTGACCACCGGTGCGCTCATCGAGTGGATCGGCCCGCGCAGCGCTGTGCCGACGGCGGATTACGTCCATGTGCATGACCTGCGGGGCGCGTGGGTCACGCCTGGACTGATCGACTGCCACACCCATACGGTGTTTGGTGGCAACCGCAGCGGCGAGTTCGAACAACGTCTTCAAGGCGTGAGCTATGCCGAGATCGCCGCTAGCGGCGGCGGTATTGCCAGCACCGTGCGCGCCACCCGTGCGGCGTCCGAAGATGAACTGTTTGCCAGCGCTGAAAAGCGCCTGCGCAGCCTGCTGCGTGACGGTGTGACGAGCGTGGAGATCAAGTCCGGTTATGGCCTGGACCTGGCCAACGAACGCAAGATGCTGCGCGTGGCCCGGCGCCTGGGCGAAGCGCTGCCGGTGAGCGTGCGTGCCACCTGCCTGGCGGCCCATGCGTTGCCGCCCGAGTACAAGGACCGCGCTGACGAGTACATCGAGCACATCTGCAACGAGATGCTGCCGGCGTTGGCGGCGGAGGGGCTGGTGGATGCGGTGGATGCGTTCTGCGAATACCTGGCGTTCTCCACCGAGCAGGTGGAGCGGGTATTTAAAGTGGCGCGGCAACTTGGCCTGCCGGTGAAGCTGCATGCCGAGCAGCTGTCGTCGCTGCACGGCTCCAGCCTGGCCGCGCGGTACCAGGCGCTGTCGGCAGACCACTTGGAGTTCATGACCGAAGAAGACGCTATCGCCATGGCCGCTGCCGGCACCGTCGCCGTGCTGTTGCCGGGGGCGTTTTACTTCTTGCGTGAAACCCAATT encodes the following:
- the hutH gene encoding histidine ammonia-lyase, translated to MSQAATIIIADTPLRWQDVVAVARHGAALELSDQAWARIDNAQAIVQRIVTSGERAYGVNTGLGALCNVSLEGEQLSQLSRNTLLSHACGVGPVLSDEQTRAIICAAVINYSHGKSGLHPQVVRALLALLNHGITPQVPSQGSVGYLTHMAHVGVALLGVGTVSYRGQVVTAQAALQAEGLQPVVLGAKDGLCLVNGTPCMTGLSCLALADAHHLLQWADVIGAMSFEAQRGQIDAFDEAIIALKPHPGMQKVGINLRALLDGSEVIASSKGIRTQDALSIRSIPQIHGAARDQVEHATRQIETELNSATDNPLVLGTPDQYRVVSQANPHGQSVAMAADLLAIAMAEIGSVAERRLDRLINPHVSGLPAFLVSNPGVNSGMMIVQYVAASLCGQNRQLAQPAVLDNFVTSGLQEDHLSMGTNAALKLHQLLANVTQILAIEYLLAAQAFEFLKDQRFGAGTDRAWRLLRNVVPAYEQDRWLAPDIATAARLLKDTVLPTLH
- the hutH gene encoding histidine ammonia-lyase — translated: MTALNLIPGQLSLAQLRAIYQQPVTLSLDDSATAQIDASVACVEQILAENRTAYGINTGFGLLASTRIASEDLENLQRSLVLSHAAGVGEPISDALVRLVMVLKVNSLSRGFSGIRRQVIDALIALINAEVYPHIPLKGSVGASGDLAPLAHMSLVLLGEGKARYKGEWLDATAALKIAGLAPLTLAAKEGLALLNGTQVSTAYALRGLFEGEDLFAGALACGGLTVEAVLGSRSPFDARIHAARGQRGQIDAAAAYRDLLGESSQVSQSHQNCDKVQDPYSLRCQPQVMGACLTQFRQAAEVLEVEANAVSDNPLVFAAEGDVISGGNFHAEPVAMAADNMALAIAEIGSLSERRISLMMDKHMSQLPPFLVGNGGVNSGFMIAQVTAAALASENKALAHPHSVDSLPTSANQEDHVSMAPAAGKRLWEMAENTRGILAVEWLAACQGLDLREGLKTSPTLEKARGMLRDKVAFYDKDRFFAPDIIAASELLASRCLNELVPATLLPSL
- the hutI gene encoding imidazolonepropionase, which encodes MKTLWQHCHVATMAGGNYSIIEDAAMVTTGALIEWIGPRSAVPTADYVHVHDLRGAWVTPGLIDCHTHTVFGGNRSGEFEQRLQGVSYAEIAASGGGIASTVRATRAASEDELFASAEKRLRSLLRDGVTSVEIKSGYGLDLANERKMLRVARRLGEALPVSVRATCLAAHALPPEYKDRADEYIEHICNEMLPALAAEGLVDAVDAFCEYLAFSTEQVERVFKVARQLGLPVKLHAEQLSSLHGSSLAARYQALSADHLEFMTEEDAIAMAAAGTVAVLLPGAFYFLRETQLPPMDALRKHGVKIAIASDLNPGTSPALSVRLMLNMACTLFRMTPEEALAGATTHAATALGMGATHGSLEVGKVADFVAWQIDRPADLAYWLGGELDKRVVRHGVDVTV